Proteins co-encoded in one Bradyrhizobium sp. 170 genomic window:
- a CDS encoding TerC family protein, whose amino-acid sequence MIELLTSPEAWAALLTLTALEIVLGIDNVIFISVIVSRIPPAQAKRARQIGLLLALVFRIVLLSVLVWLIGLTEPVVTVRDVELSWRDIILIAGGAFLIAKATHEIHAEVEASHGEPDTESKTSVFFWAIMQIIVIDMVFSLDSIITAIGMVEDLEIMIAAVVIACVIMYVSSGPVAKFVADHPTTKMLALAFLVLIGVALVADGFKFHIPRGYIYFAMLFAAAVELFNVLARRNRRKVAR is encoded by the coding sequence ATGATCGAATTATTGACGAGTCCGGAAGCCTGGGCGGCGCTGTTGACCTTGACGGCGCTGGAAATCGTGCTCGGCATCGACAACGTCATTTTCATATCGGTGATCGTCTCGCGCATTCCTCCCGCGCAGGCCAAACGCGCACGCCAGATCGGCCTGCTTCTTGCGCTGGTGTTTCGCATCGTGCTGCTCAGCGTCCTGGTGTGGCTGATCGGCCTGACGGAGCCCGTCGTCACCGTGAGAGACGTCGAACTTTCGTGGCGCGACATTATCTTGATCGCCGGCGGGGCATTCCTGATCGCGAAGGCAACGCATGAAATTCATGCCGAAGTCGAGGCGAGCCATGGCGAGCCCGACACCGAATCCAAAACCAGTGTGTTCTTCTGGGCGATCATGCAGATCATCGTCATCGACATGGTGTTTTCGCTGGACTCCATCATCACGGCGATCGGGATGGTGGAGGATCTCGAAATCATGATCGCGGCGGTCGTGATCGCCTGCGTGATCATGTACGTCTCGTCGGGTCCGGTGGCGAAGTTCGTGGCCGATCACCCGACCACCAAGATGCTGGCGCTGGCGTTCCTGGTGCTGATCGGGGTGGCGCTGGTGGCTGACGGATTCAAATTCCACATCCCGCGCGGCTATATCTACTTTGCCATGTTGTTCGCGGCGGCCGTCGAACTATTCAATGTGCTCGCCAGGCGCAACCGCAGGAAGGTCGCCAGGTAG
- the pcsA gene encoding phosphatidylcholine synthase yields MDQTTEPDSAPATSRMRTAAFAVHIFTAMGAGIALLAMLEAVREHWASMFGWLGVALIIDAIDGPLARKLDVVRLQPNWSGEVLDLVVDFVTYVFVPAYAITASGMLLPVAAPILGIGITVSGALYFADRRMKASDNHFRGFPALWNAAAFYLFLLHLPPALSTLGIAILIALTFAPFHVLHPIRVVRLRWLTLWLMAIGAVLAIYTLVCDFNVGAPVVVGLCAIAAYVIGSDAVIRQIKSFKA; encoded by the coding sequence ATGGACCAGACAACCGAGCCAGATTCCGCACCCGCGACCAGCCGAATGCGGACCGCAGCATTCGCCGTGCATATCTTCACGGCGATGGGCGCGGGCATCGCGTTGTTGGCGATGCTGGAGGCCGTGCGCGAACACTGGGCCAGCATGTTCGGCTGGCTTGGCGTCGCCCTGATCATCGATGCGATCGACGGCCCGCTGGCGCGGAAGCTGGATGTCGTGCGGCTGCAGCCGAACTGGTCGGGCGAGGTGCTCGATCTCGTCGTCGATTTCGTGACCTATGTCTTCGTGCCGGCCTATGCCATCACGGCGAGCGGGATGCTGCTGCCGGTGGCGGCGCCAATTCTCGGCATCGGCATTACGGTGTCAGGTGCGCTCTATTTCGCGGACCGGCGCATGAAGGCGTCCGACAATCACTTCCGCGGCTTCCCTGCGCTATGGAACGCGGCGGCGTTTTATTTGTTCTTGCTGCACCTGCCACCGGCCCTGTCGACACTCGGAATAGCCATCTTGATCGCGCTGACATTCGCACCGTTTCATGTGTTGCATCCGATCCGGGTGGTACGTTTGCGCTGGCTGACCCTGTGGCTGATGGCCATCGGAGCCGTGCTGGCGATCTATACGCTCGTCTGCGATTTCAACGTGGGCGCTCCCGTCGTCGTCGGGCTTTGCGCCATCGCGGCTTACGTAATAGGAAGTGACGCCGTGATCCGGCAAATCAAGTCGTTCAAGGCATGA
- a CDS encoding UbiH/UbiF family hydroxylase has product MNDASQVYDAAVIGGGPAGLTAAIALAATGAKTALLARRVPYADNRTTALLGASTDLLERLEVWSRCRDKAAALRTMRLVDDTGRLIRAPEVRFTSDEIGLEQFGYNIDNRSLMVALEERAAGLSNLIRFDDEAATIDPQDATVIIWTGKGEQLAARLVIGADGRQSPSREAAGIGISRRDLHQSALTFNISHSRPHNGISTEFHTTQGPCVFVPLPGNRCSVVWVSATREAERLMSLGDDELSEAAERQSHSILGRVQVEAGRNLFPLTIERPDQFASRRVALVGESAHVVPPIGAQGLNMGLRDAADIADIAGGAISLGEDPGSPAVLARYQSARRADVASRLIAIDVANRSLLSDFLGMQSLRAAGMHLLGSFGPLRRLAMREGLAPTWKRVS; this is encoded by the coding sequence ATGAACGATGCATCGCAAGTTTATGACGCCGCCGTGATCGGCGGCGGTCCGGCGGGATTGACCGCGGCCATCGCGCTGGCCGCGACTGGCGCGAAAACCGCCCTGCTCGCCCGTCGCGTCCCCTATGCCGACAACCGCACCACGGCGCTGCTCGGGGCTTCCACCGACCTGCTCGAACGGCTGGAGGTCTGGTCCCGCTGCCGGGACAAGGCGGCCGCCTTGCGGACCATGCGCCTCGTCGACGACACCGGCCGGCTGATCCGCGCGCCAGAGGTGCGCTTCACCTCGGACGAGATCGGTCTCGAACAGTTCGGCTACAACATCGACAACCGCTCGCTGATGGTCGCCCTCGAAGAGCGTGCCGCCGGGCTTTCGAACCTGATCCGATTTGACGATGAGGCGGCAACGATCGACCCGCAGGACGCGACCGTCATCATCTGGACCGGCAAGGGCGAGCAGCTTGCCGCGCGGCTCGTGATCGGCGCCGACGGGCGGCAATCGCCTTCCCGCGAGGCGGCCGGAATCGGGATCAGCCGGCGCGACCTGCATCAGTCGGCGCTGACGTTCAACATTTCCCATTCGCGGCCGCACAACGGCATCTCCACCGAATTTCACACCACGCAAGGTCCGTGCGTATTCGTGCCCCTGCCCGGCAACCGCTGCAGCGTGGTGTGGGTCTCGGCAACCAGGGAAGCCGAGCGGCTGATGTCGCTCGGTGATGACGAATTGTCGGAGGCCGCGGAAAGGCAGTCTCACTCCATTCTCGGCCGCGTCCAGGTTGAAGCCGGCCGCAACCTGTTTCCGCTGACGATCGAGCGTCCCGACCAGTTCGCCAGCCGTCGCGTCGCACTGGTCGGCGAATCCGCCCATGTGGTGCCACCGATCGGCGCGCAGGGCCTCAACATGGGATTGCGCGATGCGGCCGATATCGCCGACATCGCAGGCGGTGCGATCTCGCTCGGGGAAGATCCGGGATCGCCGGCGGTGCTGGCGCGTTATCAGTCCGCCCGCCGCGCCGACGTCGCGAGCCGGCTGATTGCCATCGATGTCGCCAACCGCTCGCTGCTCAGCGATTTCTTAGGCATGCAATCGCTGCGCGCCGCCGGCATGCACCTGCTTGGTTCGTTCGGTCCGCTGCGGCGGCTCGCGATGCGCGAGGGATTGGCGCCGACCTGGAAGCGCGTGAGCTGA
- a CDS encoding AEC family transporter, with the protein MLDILNLALPYFGLIFIGFACGKTRGLPESGLAWMNFFLLYVSLPALLFRIMSETPFAELNNPPFLIATTIGTISAFVLAMVTGRIIGELSLRKATISGLAGAYGNIGYMGPGLALAVLGSKAAAPTALIFCCDSIFLFSIVPLLMALTDRKHPSFLHAIGVAVRQIVLNPLIMSAAAGALAAALQIQLPVAIDKTLLFLQNAAAPTALFVLGVTVALRPFDRVPWEVPGVIAIKLLVHPLIVFGLMLLFGPFAQPWAATAVLMAALPPALNVFVIARQNNTWIEPASVAVLIGTFASVVTLTSVMWFIQSGRLVFP; encoded by the coding sequence ATGCTCGATATCCTCAACCTCGCGCTTCCCTATTTCGGCCTGATCTTCATCGGCTTTGCCTGCGGCAAGACCAGGGGCCTTCCGGAATCGGGCCTCGCCTGGATGAACTTCTTCCTGCTGTATGTTTCCCTGCCGGCGTTGCTGTTTCGCATCATGTCGGAGACACCGTTCGCCGAACTGAACAACCCGCCATTCCTGATCGCAACGACGATCGGCACGATCAGCGCTTTCGTGCTGGCGATGGTGACAGGTCGAATCATCGGCGAGCTCTCGCTGCGCAAGGCGACGATCTCCGGCCTTGCGGGTGCCTACGGAAACATCGGCTACATGGGACCGGGGCTGGCGCTGGCGGTGCTTGGCAGCAAGGCGGCGGCGCCGACCGCGCTGATCTTCTGCTGCGACAGCATTTTCCTGTTCTCGATCGTGCCACTGTTGATGGCGCTGACCGATCGCAAGCATCCCTCCTTCCTGCACGCGATTGGTGTCGCCGTGCGGCAGATCGTGCTGAACCCGCTGATCATGTCGGCTGCCGCCGGAGCGCTCGCTGCGGCGCTACAAATTCAATTGCCCGTTGCGATCGACAAAACGCTGCTGTTCCTGCAGAACGCGGCCGCGCCGACCGCGCTGTTCGTACTCGGCGTCACCGTGGCGCTGCGCCCGTTCGATCGCGTGCCCTGGGAAGTGCCCGGCGTGATCGCGATCAAGCTGCTGGTTCATCCGCTCATCGTGTTCGGCTTGATGCTGCTGTTCGGGCCGTTCGCGCAGCCCTGGGCGGCGACCGCGGTCCTGATGGCCGCACTGCCGCCGGCGCTGAACGTGTTCGTGATCGCCCGGCAGAACAATACCTGGATCGAGCCGGCGTCGGTCGCCGTCCTGATCGGGACCTTTGCCTCGGTGGTCACACTGACCAGCGTGATGTGGTTCATCCAGAGCGGACGGCTGGTGTTCCCATAA
- the hspQ gene encoding heat shock protein HspQ: MIKARTAKFQIGQIVRHRVFSFRGVIFDIDPEFNNTEEWWLSIPEEVRPHKDQPFYHLLAENSESEYVAYVSEQNLLPDDSGEPIRHSQVAEIFVKDKSGGYRPRNPSLN; the protein is encoded by the coding sequence ATGATTAAAGCGCGCACCGCCAAATTTCAGATCGGGCAGATTGTCCGCCACCGGGTGTTTTCATTCCGGGGCGTGATTTTCGATATCGATCCGGAATTCAACAATACCGAGGAGTGGTGGTTGTCCATCCCCGAGGAGGTTCGGCCTCACAAGGATCAGCCGTTCTATCACCTGCTCGCGGAAAATTCGGAGTCCGAATACGTCGCCTATGTCTCCGAACAAAACCTGCTGCCGGACGATTCCGGCGAGCCGATCCGGCATTCGCAGGTGGCCGAGATCTTCGTGAAGGACAAGTCAGGCGGCTACCGCCCGCGCAATCCTTCGCTGAACTAG
- a CDS encoding invasion associated locus B family protein encodes MNFGILAGSIRPRGQILALLAASALSATLIASGAQAQQPAPAPGATKLAQAPAPAPAAPKAPPKAAPKAPAPAAQAPPAGAPPAAAQPQEQQVQLIYAPWTKFCLKGQEAGAKQVCFTGKDGRIESGQPVIAAVIIEPEGEPKKLLRVTLPLGMQLVHGTRIIVDSNAPMQGPYVICFQNGCMSDYEATPELIASMKKGQNLVVQAINSNGAPLTLPLPLAGEFAKAYDGPPTDPKQFEENQKKLQEELQKKAEEQRKKLEGGGGANPAAK; translated from the coding sequence ATGAATTTCGGTATCTTGGCCGGGTCGATCCGGCCGCGTGGGCAGATCTTGGCCCTGTTGGCGGCCTCGGCATTGTCGGCAACGTTGATCGCTTCGGGTGCGCAAGCCCAGCAGCCCGCGCCGGCGCCAGGCGCGACCAAGTTGGCGCAAGCGCCTGCGCCGGCTCCAGCGGCGCCAAAAGCGCCTCCGAAGGCTGCTCCCAAGGCTCCCGCCCCGGCCGCGCAGGCCCCTCCGGCCGGCGCTCCTCCCGCCGCCGCCCAGCCGCAGGAACAGCAGGTCCAGCTGATCTACGCGCCCTGGACCAAGTTCTGCCTCAAGGGCCAGGAAGCCGGCGCCAAGCAGGTTTGCTTCACCGGCAAGGACGGCCGCATCGAGTCCGGCCAGCCCGTCATCGCCGCCGTCATCATTGAGCCGGAAGGCGAACCGAAGAAGCTCCTGCGCGTGACCCTGCCGCTCGGCATGCAGCTCGTGCACGGAACCCGGATCATCGTCGACAGCAATGCGCCGATGCAGGGCCCCTACGTCATCTGCTTCCAGAACGGTTGCATGTCCGACTACGAAGCAACCCCCGAGTTGATCGCCAGCATGAAGAAGGGCCAGAATCTCGTTGTTCAGGCGATCAATTCCAATGGCGCGCCGCTGACGCTGCCGCTGCCGCTCGCGGGTGAGTTCGCCAAGGCCTATGACGGTCCGCCGACCGACCCGAAGCAGTTCGAGGAAAACCAGAAGAAACTGCAGGAAGAGCTGCAGAAGAAGGCTGAGGAGCAGCGCAAGAAGCTCGAGGGGGGCGGCGGCGCCAATCCGGCGGCGAAGTAA
- a CDS encoding extracellular solute-binding protein gives MALALGVTPSGPFCEAKAAESHALAMHGVPALPPGFTHMPYANPDAPKGGRLVWGLLGTFDSLNPQIVRGIAVQQIRGFVVESLMARGNDEAFTLYGLLAKSVETDDARSYVTFHLDPQARFADGKPVTAEDVLFSWELLRDKGRPNHRQYYSKVAKAEAPDPRTVRFDFGGANDRELPLILGLMPVLPRHAVDPATFEETTMTGPIGSGPYRVTAVKPGASVTLTRNPDYWGRDLPANRGLWNFDEIRLDFYRESNGQFEAFKRGLYDFRVEHEPLRWHDGYDFPAARSGEVIRDTIKTGMPQPSEFLVFNTRRPVFSDIRVRQALTLLFDFEWINRNYFFGLYARVAGFFAGSELSAYARPADERERELLKPFAERIPPDILDGSYRLPVTDGSGRDRTTLRSALKLLSEAGYDLDGTVLRQRSTRTPLTFEILVTTRDQERIALAYQRDLKRAGIEASVRAVDPVQFDQRRLGYEFDMLQNRWDQSLSPGNEQSFYFGSQAADIPGTRNYMGAKEPAIDALIAALLEARERPAFVSAVRALDRALMSGFYAIPVINVPEQWIARWNRVERPVATALTGYLPETWWQKPEAK, from the coding sequence ATCGCCCTCGCGCTGGGTGTAACGCCGTCCGGGCCGTTCTGCGAAGCGAAGGCGGCCGAAAGCCACGCGCTGGCGATGCACGGCGTGCCAGCCCTCCCCCCCGGTTTCACGCATATGCCCTACGCCAATCCCGATGCGCCGAAGGGCGGCCGGCTGGTCTGGGGCCTCCTTGGAACTTTCGACAGCCTCAATCCCCAGATCGTCCGCGGTATCGCCGTTCAGCAGATCAGGGGCTTTGTGGTCGAGAGCCTGATGGCGCGCGGCAATGACGAGGCTTTCACGCTCTATGGCTTGCTGGCCAAAAGCGTCGAGACTGACGACGCGCGCAGCTACGTCACCTTCCACCTTGACCCCCAAGCGCGCTTCGCCGATGGCAAGCCGGTCACGGCAGAGGACGTGCTGTTTTCGTGGGAGCTGCTGCGCGACAAGGGCCGTCCCAATCACCGCCAGTATTATTCCAAGGTCGCAAAGGCCGAGGCGCCCGATCCGCGCACGGTGCGATTTGATTTTGGCGGCGCCAATGACCGCGAGCTGCCGCTGATCCTCGGCCTGATGCCGGTCTTGCCGCGGCACGCGGTCGATCCCGCGACGTTCGAGGAAACGACAATGACCGGACCGATCGGTTCCGGTCCCTATCGCGTCACCGCGGTCAAGCCGGGGGCCAGCGTCACGCTGACCCGCAATCCCGATTATTGGGGCCGCGACCTGCCGGCCAATCGCGGCTTGTGGAATTTCGACGAGATCAGGCTCGACTTCTATCGCGAGTCCAACGGCCAGTTCGAGGCGTTCAAGCGCGGCCTCTACGACTTCCGCGTCGAGCACGAACCGCTGCGCTGGCACGACGGCTACGATTTTCCGGCGGCCCGCAGCGGCGAAGTGATCCGCGATACCATCAAGACCGGGATGCCGCAGCCGTCGGAATTCCTGGTGTTCAACACCCGGCGCCCGGTGTTTTCGGACATCCGGGTGCGGCAGGCGCTGACGCTGTTGTTCGATTTCGAGTGGATCAACCGCAATTATTTTTTCGGACTCTATGCGCGCGTCGCGGGCTTCTTCGCAGGCTCCGAACTATCCGCCTATGCCCGTCCCGCCGACGAGCGCGAGCGCGAACTTTTGAAACCGTTCGCCGAGCGCATCCCGCCGGATATTCTCGACGGCAGTTATCGCCTGCCCGTCACCGACGGATCGGGCCGCGATCGCACGACCTTACGCAGTGCGCTGAAACTATTGTCTGAGGCCGGCTACGATCTCGATGGAACCGTGCTGCGGCAGCGTTCGACGAGGACGCCGCTCACCTTCGAAATCCTGGTGACGACGCGCGATCAGGAGCGGATTGCGCTGGCCTATCAGCGCGACCTCAAGCGCGCCGGCATCGAGGCCAGCGTTCGCGCGGTCGATCCCGTGCAGTTCGACCAGCGCCGGCTCGGCTACGAGTTCGATATGCTGCAGAACCGCTGGGATCAATCGCTGTCCCCCGGCAACGAGCAGTCCTTCTACTTTGGTAGCCAGGCCGCCGACATTCCCGGCACGCGGAATTACATGGGAGCCAAGGAGCCCGCCATTGACGCCCTGATTGCGGCGCTGCTCGAGGCGCGCGAGCGTCCAGCGTTCGTGTCCGCCGTGCGAGCACTCGACCGCGCCCTGATGTCGGGCTTCTACGCTATCCCCGTTATTAACGTGCCGGAGCAATGGATAGCGCGATGGAATCGGGTAGAACGGCCTGTAGCGACCGCGCTGACGGGCTATCTGCCGGAAACTTGGTGGCAGAAGCCGGAAGCGAAATGA
- a CDS encoding class I adenylate-forming enzyme family protein, with translation MTQPTASPTLDTLFKRNLARQPDALALVDPLNKQRITGQPPKRLTFAQADRMISSLAAHFIESGLPSNSVIAVQLPNTIEFALTVLAAFRAGLVVAVLPLLWRQSELTMALNRTAARGIVTSGRIDGVIYSDIAMNAAAEAFSIRHVCGFGSDLPDGMASLDNAIFRESLTTRAVIQDGRKAALISFDVTADGFRPVPRAHLGLIAGGLAMSLESDVPQGATVLSAFSPMSFAGLASSLAIWLLSGGTLVLHHPFDEEALEQQIIEQACDTLIAPAQLALRLDELDLAARMPSLRNVIGLWRTPEQVGSSACWTAQQATLTDVYLFGEAGLFGARRIAEDGSPALIKPGLHGAPRELPGSSIAGEILLTPRGTLGLRGPMVPVAAYAPPPPPSDSLIASPPRDYVDTDYAARLDRVTGAINITAPPSGVMAVGGYRFLAQDLQEWARRLGQGALLTALPDRLSGHRLAGRALDNARARDALTELGLNPLMVEAFRDRNSPT, from the coding sequence GTGACCCAGCCCACCGCTTCGCCCACGCTCGATACGTTGTTCAAACGGAACCTGGCGCGACAGCCGGATGCGCTGGCGCTGGTCGATCCCCTCAACAAGCAGCGCATCACCGGCCAGCCCCCGAAGCGTCTTACCTTCGCGCAGGCCGACCGCATGATCTCGTCGCTGGCCGCGCACTTCATCGAATCCGGCTTGCCGTCCAATTCGGTGATCGCGGTTCAACTGCCCAACACCATCGAATTCGCGCTCACCGTGCTCGCCGCCTTCCGCGCCGGGCTCGTCGTCGCGGTGCTGCCGCTGCTCTGGCGGCAGTCGGAATTGACCATGGCGCTCAACCGCACCGCCGCGCGGGGGATCGTGACCTCGGGCAGGATCGACGGCGTGATCTATTCGGACATCGCCATGAACGCCGCCGCCGAAGCGTTCTCGATCCGCCATGTCTGCGGCTTCGGCAGCGACCTGCCCGATGGCATGGCCTCGCTCGACAATGCGATTTTCCGGGAATCCCTGACCACGCGCGCCGTGATCCAGGACGGCCGCAAGGCGGCGCTGATTTCCTTCGATGTCACCGCGGACGGCTTCCGGCCGGTCCCGCGCGCCCATCTCGGCCTGATTGCCGGCGGCCTTGCGATGTCGCTCGAAAGCGACGTGCCGCAGGGCGCAACTGTCCTGTCGGCCTTCTCGCCGATGTCGTTTGCCGGCCTCGCCTCGTCGCTGGCGATCTGGCTCTTGTCGGGCGGAACGCTGGTGCTGCACCATCCGTTCGACGAAGAGGCGCTGGAACAACAGATCATTGAACAAGCCTGCGACACGCTGATTGCACCTGCCCAACTGGCGCTGAGGCTGGACGAACTGGACCTCGCTGCGCGGATGCCTAGCCTGCGCAATGTCATCGGCCTGTGGCGCACACCGGAACAGGTCGGCTCCAGCGCGTGCTGGACCGCGCAACAAGCGACGCTGACGGATGTCTATCTGTTCGGCGAGGCCGGATTGTTCGGCGCGCGCCGGATCGCGGAGGACGGCTCGCCGGCCCTGATCAAGCCCGGCCTCCACGGCGCGCCGCGCGAATTGCCGGGATCGTCGATCGCCGGCGAGATCCTGCTGACGCCACGTGGCACGTTGGGATTGCGCGGGCCGATGGTGCCGGTCGCGGCCTATGCGCCGCCTCCGCCGCCGAGCGACTCCCTGATCGCCTCGCCGCCGCGCGATTACGTCGATACGGATTACGCGGCACGGCTCGACCGCGTGACCGGCGCGATCAACATCACTGCGCCGCCGTCCGGCGTCATGGCCGTCGGCGGCTACCGCTTCCTGGCGCAGGACCTGCAGGAATGGGCGCGGCGGCTCGGCCAAGGCGCGCTGTTGACCGCATTGCCCGACCGCCTCAGCGGCCACCGGCTCGCCGGCCGCGCGCTCGACAATGCGCGCGCCCGCGACGCGCTGACAGAACTCGGCCTTAACCCGTTGATGGTGGAAGCCTTTCGCGATCGGAACAGCCCGACCTGA
- a CDS encoding GGDEF domain-containing protein — protein MSQQGPILVVSTARRPSFAATLDVGRLFPVVETEWADAVRAVEQVQPAAVLAATADADEAGLAELAARVAARQPYLPLIAVDPRVPHPDNVIPFFQSQISQTQTSQSQGGSDRLVARLRAALRVRSLHATVMRRLVPATPMALSDIDPARDATVLLIGRGGAYPTLSVALGERTGVVGALSIEAAAKHLNVRDIDGIVLGEGFSPRVVDAFLTVLTEDARFRNLPVVVTVIDLAPAYDLPNLEVVSDNAAQVVATALPLIRQHAFEAHLSRTLKAIDADGLIDARTGLLTREAFERDFASAIYQTQQRGGGLSVARFSFDPEHPRAQFDGARIISRLMRQMDFGAAQEDGSVVVVFAETDLKTAHTIARRLSSVMRHTSHGTRDARAEPSVTVATLLPNDSAKSLRSRLQEEAHRAAS, from the coding sequence ATGTCCCAGCAAGGTCCGATCCTCGTCGTGTCGACTGCGAGACGGCCGTCTTTTGCCGCCACGCTCGATGTCGGCAGGCTGTTTCCGGTGGTCGAGACCGAGTGGGCGGACGCGGTGCGCGCGGTCGAACAGGTCCAACCGGCCGCCGTGCTGGCTGCAACTGCCGACGCCGATGAAGCCGGACTGGCGGAACTGGCAGCGCGGGTTGCGGCACGCCAGCCTTATCTGCCGCTGATCGCGGTCGACCCACGGGTGCCGCATCCAGACAACGTCATTCCCTTCTTTCAGAGTCAAATCTCGCAAACCCAAACCTCGCAATCCCAAGGCGGCTCCGACCGTCTGGTGGCTCGGCTGCGTGCCGCGCTGCGCGTGCGGTCGTTGCATGCGACCGTGATGCGCCGGCTGGTGCCGGCAACGCCGATGGCGCTGTCAGATATCGATCCGGCGCGCGATGCTACCGTGCTGCTGATCGGCCGCGGCGGAGCCTATCCGACGTTGTCGGTCGCGCTTGGCGAGCGCACCGGTGTGGTCGGCGCGCTCTCGATCGAGGCGGCGGCGAAGCATCTCAACGTCAGGGACATCGACGGCATCGTGCTCGGCGAAGGTTTTAGCCCGCGCGTGGTCGACGCCTTCCTCACCGTGCTGACGGAGGACGCCCGTTTCCGCAACCTTCCCGTCGTCGTGACGGTCATCGATCTGGCGCCGGCCTACGATCTGCCGAATCTCGAGGTCGTGTCCGACAACGCCGCCCAAGTGGTTGCGACGGCGCTGCCGCTGATCCGCCAGCATGCCTTCGAAGCCCATCTGAGCCGCACGCTGAAGGCCATCGACGCCGACGGCCTGATCGACGCACGGACCGGCCTGCTCACCCGGGAGGCTTTCGAGCGCGACTTTGCCAGCGCCATCTACCAGACGCAGCAACGCGGCGGCGGGTTGTCGGTCGCACGCTTTTCGTTCGATCCCGAACACCCGCGCGCGCAATTCGACGGCGCGCGGATCATTAGCCGCTTGATGCGGCAAATGGATTTCGGCGCCGCCCAGGAGGACGGTTCGGTTGTCGTAGTCTTCGCCGAAACCGACCTCAAGACGGCGCACACCATCGCGCGGCGGCTGTCGAGCGTGATGCGCCACACCAGCCACGGCACGCGCGACGCGCGCGCGGAGCCGTCGGTGACGGTCGCAACGCTGCTGCCGAACGATTCCGCAAAATCGCTGCGGTCACGCCTGCAAGAAGAGGCGCATCGCGCCGCGTCGTAA